CAGCATGCCCGGTGCTGGGAAACTCATGCCCAGTGTGGGGACACCCGGTGCTCAGCGGGGCTGCCTACTACCAGGATGCTCGGTGTCCTGTAGGGGTGCCCGGTTGGTGGGATGCCCAGTGGTGAGGGTGCCCGGTGGCGGTGCTCGCTGGGGGTGCCCGCTGCAGAGGAAGCCGAGTGGCGGGACGCCCGGTGCCCGGCGGGGGTGCCAGGTGCCGGCATGCCCGGCGGCGGGGGTgcgggggccggggcgcggcgcggTACTCACGGCGGCACTGGAGGCTCTTCCTGCCGCCGCCCCAGACGAAGTCCCCGCAGAGATCGCACCAGGTGTGCAGCCCGCGGCGCCGCGGCTCGAAGCGGTGCCCGGCGCCCGGTGCCGCCGTCAGCCGCGGGTCCGGATgcgccccggggccgggccggcgggccGGGCTGATGCGCAGCGCGTTGGCTCGTTCcaggcggccccggcccggccgcggctcGGGCTGCAGCTCCCGCAGCTCGATGAGCTCCATggcccggcggccgcgggcgctgctcggcggcggggcgggggccggcaccgggccggggccggggcggggacCGGGAGGGGCCACCCAGATCGGGCACcgcggggaaactgaggcaggagaggTGGGGGGAACGGCGCAATGCCCGGGGCTCCCGATCGCCAACTCCAGTCCCGGcgagcccggcggggcgggctgGAGGCGGGGATGAGGTTCCCGGAGCCGCCGCGGAGGAAGGGGGGCCCGCTGCAGCCGCtcccctctctgtgcctctTCTCGCAGAAGGACAAACTGCgctccctgcctcagtttcccagtggggaaggggctggaggcaCCCCTGGCGGCGGGTGGGAAGCAGGCGGAGCGCTGCGGAGGGCTCCCGTGGGCGTGCAGCCTGCCTTTGGGCTGAGGAGTGTATTGAGCTCCGAGCGCGGGCTGCTcagccggggctgcagctggaccGAGACGGGTTCCTGCCTGCTGCcgtggctcctgcagcagcagcagccctggtgcAAAGCCTATTTTGATGTGTCAAGGATTCTCCAGCACCGCATCAGACAAAGGACGTGGCCAGTCTTTCCCAGCTGCGCTCAGACCAAGGCTCCAGCCCTTTGGCAGCAGTTGCCGACCAGTGAGAGTTGGGGATGCACCCCGAGGTATTCCCACCAGTAACCCCTGCTTACTGGTAATGCTGGTGGGCAGGGGGCCAAGCCCTTGGTGCTAACATCACATCGAGGGAGAGGAAATGGGGTGAATCGTCCCTGCAAGGTGGGAGATGACAAATACCCAAGAAACTCTTTCTCACAGCAAGAGGCTCGTGCAAACCACATCCTCTGCTCCCCACGCTGCTCTAACAATGGTAAAAGGTAGCACAGAGGCCTTCtcactcccttccctccccagctgcagaaaggTAACCACAACCTTACAGGCTTTTTCAGGTTCTCTGGGATTTCTGTTGTTG
This portion of the Motacilla alba alba isolate MOTALB_02 chromosome 12, Motacilla_alba_V1.0_pri, whole genome shotgun sequence genome encodes:
- the RASSF1 gene encoding ras association domain-containing protein 1, encoding MELIELRELQPEPRPGRGRLERANALRISPARRPGPGAHPDPRLTAAPGAGHRFEPRRRGLHTWCDLCGDFVWGGGRKSLQCRPGTPSEHRHRAPSPLGIPPTGHPYRTPSILVVGSPAEHRVSPHWA